Proteins from a single region of Scatophagus argus isolate fScaArg1 chromosome 23, fScaArg1.pri, whole genome shotgun sequence:
- the LOC124054754 gene encoding lithostathine-1-beta-like isoform X1 has translation MFFWIFISHFSRSYSSCRVLTIKVTAMRPAVILLLVCVLFMATVKGRRRLCHHPDPGSGFCGLLSNKRHSSWNRVSCGHGWFRLSRTYCFKIIRTPKTFDDAQKLCRSLNANLLSLHSRAQMTHMKSLANRAGIHGENVWTGARRTGGRLHYTDGSKLNFAEWSRGRPNYRGGKNCVLLNFGGQFQPFATAKCSTKMMFACGKKW, from the exons atgtttttctgGATATTCATCAGTCACTTTTCCAGGTCGTATTCCAGCTGTAGAGTGCTGACAATAAAGGTCACAGCCATGCGTCCAGCTGTCATCCTGCTGTTGGTGTGCGTCCTGTTCATGGCAACAGTAAAAGGTCGTCGTCGTCTTTGTCATCATCCTGATCCTGGTTCTGGTTTTT GTGGTCTCCTGTCGAACAAGCGCCACTCTTCTTGGAACAGGGTATCATGTGGTCATGGATGGTTCCGCCTGAGTCGGACTTACTGTTTTAAAATCATTCGGACTCCCAAAACCTTTGATGACGCACAG AAACTCTGCCGCTCCTTAAATGCCAATCTGCTGTCATTACACAGTCGTGCTCAGATGACACACATGAAATCATTGGCCAATCGTGCTGGAATTCATGGTGAAAATGTATGGACTGGCGCCAGAAGGACAGGG gggaGACTTCACTACACTGATGGATCTAAGTTAAACTTTGCTGAATGGTCTCGAGGTCGGCCGAACTACAGAGGAGGGAAGAACTGCGTCTTGTTGAACTTTGGAG GGCAGTTTCAACCATTTGCTACTGCAAAATGCTCAACAAAGATGATGTTTGCGTGCGGCAAGAAGTGGTGA
- the LOC124054754 gene encoding lithostathine-1-beta-like isoform X2: MRPAVILLLVCVLFMATVKGRRRLCHHPDPGSGFCGLLSNKRHSSWNRVSCGHGWFRLSRTYCFKIIRTPKTFDDAQKLCRSLNANLLSLHSRAQMTHMKSLANRAGIHGENVWTGARRTGGRLHYTDGSKLNFAEWSRGRPNYRGGKNCVLLNFGGQFQPFATAKCSTKMMFACGKKW; this comes from the exons ATGCGTCCAGCTGTCATCCTGCTGTTGGTGTGCGTCCTGTTCATGGCAACAGTAAAAGGTCGTCGTCGTCTTTGTCATCATCCTGATCCTGGTTCTGGTTTTT GTGGTCTCCTGTCGAACAAGCGCCACTCTTCTTGGAACAGGGTATCATGTGGTCATGGATGGTTCCGCCTGAGTCGGACTTACTGTTTTAAAATCATTCGGACTCCCAAAACCTTTGATGACGCACAG AAACTCTGCCGCTCCTTAAATGCCAATCTGCTGTCATTACACAGTCGTGCTCAGATGACACACATGAAATCATTGGCCAATCGTGCTGGAATTCATGGTGAAAATGTATGGACTGGCGCCAGAAGGACAGGG gggaGACTTCACTACACTGATGGATCTAAGTTAAACTTTGCTGAATGGTCTCGAGGTCGGCCGAACTACAGAGGAGGGAAGAACTGCGTCTTGTTGAACTTTGGAG GGCAGTTTCAACCATTTGCTACTGCAAAATGCTCAACAAAGATGATGTTTGCGTGCGGCAAGAAGTGGTGA
- the LOC124054759 gene encoding galactose-specific lectin nattectin-like: protein MRPAVILLLVCVLFMATVEGRRRLCHHPDPGSGFCGLLLNKRHSSWNRVSCDHGWFHLSQIYCFKIIRTPKTFDDAQKLCRSLNANLLSLHSRAQMTRMKSLANRAGIHGENVWIGARRTGGRIDNIDGSKLNFVAWIQGQPNYNGGKNCIFLNFSRWFLPLATAGCSTKMFFACSKKK from the exons ATGCGTCCAGCTGTCATcctgctgttggtgtgtgtccTGTTCATGGCGACAGTGGAAGGTCGTCGTCGTCTTTGTCATCATCCAGATCCTGGTTCTGGTTTTT GTGGTCTACTTTTGAACAAGCGCCACTCTTCTTGGAACAGGGTATCATGTGATCATGGATGGTTCCACCTCAGTCAGAtttactgttttaaaatcaTTCGGACTCCCAAAACCTTTGATGACGCACAg AAACTCTGCCGCTCCTTAAATGCCAATCTGCTGTCATTACACAGTCGTGCTCAGATGACACGCATGAAATCATTGGCCAATCGTGCTGGAATTCAtggtgaaaatgtatggattgGCGCCAGAAGGACAGGG GGGAGAATTGACAACATTGATGGATCTAAGTTGAACTTTGTTGCATGGATTCAAGGTCAGCCGAACTACAATGGAGGGAAGAACTGCATCTTCTTGAACTTCAGTc gGTGGTTTCTACCATTAGCTACTGCAGGATGCTCAACAAAGATGTTCTTTGCGTGTAGCAAGAAGAAGTGA